In a genomic window of Croceibacterium sp. TMG7-5b_MA50:
- the cyoC gene encoding cytochrome o ubiquinol oxidase subunit III, with protein MSSTDWAITAPGPAPHTEEKEGQPIRFYELDEHAHPEGYSTMLGFWIYLMSDCLIFAILFACYGVLGGNYAAGPGPRDLFELPLIAVNTAMLLFSSITYGFAMLSMQANKLRATQGWLAVTGLFGLAFLGIELYEFQHLIHIGAGPQRSAFLSAFFTLVGTHGLHVTFGLIWLVTLIVQLNNRGLIAANQRRVACLSMFWHFLDVVWIGVFTVVYLMGMLR; from the coding sequence ATGAGCAGCACCGACTGGGCGATCACCGCACCGGGACCGGCCCCGCACACGGAAGAGAAGGAGGGGCAGCCCATCCGCTTCTACGAGCTGGACGAGCACGCCCATCCCGAAGGCTACAGCACCATGCTGGGCTTCTGGATCTACCTGATGAGCGACTGCCTCATCTTCGCCATCCTGTTCGCCTGCTACGGCGTTCTGGGCGGTAACTACGCCGCGGGGCCGGGTCCACGCGACCTGTTCGAACTGCCGCTGATCGCGGTGAATACTGCGATGCTGCTGTTTTCCTCCATCACGTATGGCTTCGCCATGCTGTCGATGCAGGCGAACAAGCTGCGCGCCACGCAGGGCTGGCTGGCGGTGACCGGGCTGTTCGGCCTCGCCTTCCTGGGTATCGAGCTGTACGAGTTCCAGCACCTGATCCACATCGGCGCCGGGCCGCAGCGCAGCGCATTCCTGTCGGCCTTCTTCACGCTGGTCGGCACGCACGGCCTTCACGTCACTTTCGGCCTGATCTGGCTGGTGACGCTGATCGTCCAGCTCAACAACCGTGGCCTGATCGCCGCCAACCAGCGCCGGGTCGCATGCCTCAGCATGTTCTGGCACTTCCTGGATGTCGTGTGGATCGGCGTCTTCACCGTTGTCTACCTGATGGGGATGCTGCGATGA
- a CDS encoding UrcA family protein, translating into MPSMTMRAALGGLLALGVATTPAFANSEMVVQEHAPDTRSVAVKIGDLNLSSPYDQRTLALRVNQAAAQVCDMPRGSVLNRTPSALNCFDTARAGALAQLDARGYAASAAVAAAEEG; encoded by the coding sequence ATGCCTTCCATGACCATGCGCGCCGCCCTTGGCGGCCTGCTTGCCCTCGGCGTGGCGACCACGCCCGCTTTCGCCAACAGCGAGATGGTGGTGCAGGAACACGCGCCCGACACCCGCTCCGTCGCGGTGAAGATCGGTGACCTGAACCTGTCGTCCCCTTACGACCAGCGCACGCTGGCGCTTCGCGTCAACCAGGCCGCGGCGCAGGTGTGTGACATGCCGCGCGGCTCCGTGCTGAACCGCACGCCGTCGGCGCTGAATTGCTTCGACACCGCCCGCGCCGGCGCCCTGGCGCAACTCGATGCCCGCGGCTACGCCGCCAGCGCCGCCGTCGCCGCGGCTGAAGAGGGCTAA
- the cyoD gene encoding cytochrome o ubiquinol oxidase subunit IV has translation MSNTTYNPDHADNPSHPAHRPTGPIPAATETGHEAGHGAHHDGQHGGHAVAELPHATMRDYVIGFVLSVVLTAIPFALVMNGTFSAAVTAAIITIFAVVQIVVHMVYFLHMNPKAENGWTLSTLVFTVIVVVIMLSGSLWVMSHLHNNMMPQPHDVSQLP, from the coding sequence ATGAGCAACACCACCTACAACCCCGACCACGCCGACAATCCGTCCCACCCGGCGCACCGTCCCACCGGGCCGATCCCGGCCGCGACCGAAACCGGGCACGAGGCTGGCCACGGCGCGCATCACGACGGGCAGCATGGCGGCCACGCCGTGGCGGAACTGCCGCACGCGACCATGCGCGACTACGTCATCGGCTTCGTGCTGTCGGTCGTGCTGACCGCGATCCCGTTCGCGCTGGTGATGAACGGCACCTTCTCCGCCGCCGTGACCGCCGCCATCATCACCATCTTCGCGGTGGTGCAGATCGTCGTCCACATGGTCTACTTCCTGCACATGAATCCCAAGGCGGAGAATGGCTGGACGCTGTCCACGCTGGTCTTCACCGTGATCGTCGTCGTCATCATGCTGTCGGGTTCGCTGTGGGTGATGAGCCACCTGCACAACAACATGATGCCGCAGCCGCACGACGTTTCGCAGCTGCCGTGA
- a CDS encoding PRC-barrel domain containing protein: MKLAIVAALPALALGLAACQSEADKQADATEDALEQRADADLAASDGAVVALGMTERQLLDADLVTADGTELGDVEGLRRTGDQAGMEVTGLIVELEDSDPDRYVTVPLNGLTMRHQGNDMDVQTSLTAAELAAMPDVELPTV, translated from the coding sequence ATGAAACTCGCCATTGTTGCCGCCCTGCCCGCCCTCGCGCTGGGCCTTGCCGCGTGCCAGTCGGAAGCCGACAAGCAGGCCGATGCGACGGAGGACGCGCTGGAGCAGCGGGCCGATGCCGATCTCGCCGCCTCCGATGGCGCGGTCGTCGCGCTGGGCATGACGGAGCGGCAATTGCTGGATGCCGACCTCGTCACCGCCGACGGCACCGAGCTGGGCGACGTGGAGGGGCTGCGCCGCACGGGCGACCAGGCGGGCATGGAGGTGACCGGGCTGATCGTGGAGCTGGAGGACAGCGATCCCGACCGCTACGTCACCGTACCGCTGAACGGCCTGACCATGCGCCATCAGGGCAACGACATGGATGTGCAGACCAGCCTGACCGCTGCCGAGCTGGCGGCGATGCCGGATGTGGAATTGCCGACGGTTTGA
- the cyoB gene encoding cytochrome o ubiquinol oxidase subunit I: MTPHPAPEAGPILGRLSLEAIPLHEPILIVTFGAVAIGGIAMLALLTKFRLWGYLWNEWFTSVDHKKIGIMYMVLGLVMFLRGFADALMMRLQQAIAFGGSEGYLNAHHYDQVFTAHGVIMIFFVAMPFVTGLMNYVVPLQIGARDVSFPFLNNFSFWMTTAGAVLVMMSLFIGEFAQTGWLAYPPLSGIAYSPNVGVDYYLWSLQIAGVGTTLSGINLIVTILKLRAPGMGLMKMPIFTWTSLCTNILIVASFPVLTAVLALLSLDRYVGTNFFTNDFGGSAMMYVNLIWIWGHPEVYILILPLFGVFSEVTSTFSGKRLFGYTSMVYATIVIMILSYLVWLHHFFTMGSGASVNSFFGITTMIISIPTGAKLFNWLFTMYRGRIRYELPMMWTVAFMLTFTVGGMTGVLLAVPPADFVLHNSLFLIAHFHNVIIGGVLFGIFAAINFWWPKAFGYKLNTFWGKVSFWCWVPGFWVAFTPLYIMGLMGVTRRMRVFDDPDLQIWFVIAAIGAAMIAAGIGAMLVQFAVSIWKREELRDESGDPWNGRTLEWATSSPPPEYNFAFTPVIHDLDAWYDMKNRHADRPIEGFRDIHMPKGTGAGVILAGISLVAGFALVWHIWWLAALGLIGLVAAAIYHTFNYDRDFHIPAAHVAEVEAARSRQLDGLRAREAQPAAGA, encoded by the coding sequence ATGACCCCGCATCCCGCACCCGAAGCCGGCCCCATCCTGGGCCGCCTCTCGCTCGAGGCGATTCCGCTGCACGAGCCGATCCTGATCGTCACCTTCGGCGCGGTCGCCATCGGCGGCATCGCCATGCTGGCGCTGCTGACCAAGTTCCGCCTGTGGGGCTATCTCTGGAACGAATGGTTCACCAGCGTGGACCACAAGAAGATCGGCATCATGTACATGGTGCTGGGCCTCGTCATGTTCCTGCGCGGTTTCGCCGACGCGCTGATGATGCGTCTGCAGCAGGCGATCGCATTCGGCGGGTCGGAAGGCTACCTGAACGCCCATCACTACGACCAGGTGTTCACCGCCCATGGCGTGATCATGATCTTCTTCGTGGCGATGCCGTTCGTCACGGGCCTGATGAACTACGTCGTGCCGCTGCAGATCGGCGCGCGCGACGTGTCGTTCCCGTTCCTCAACAATTTCAGCTTCTGGATGACCACCGCGGGCGCCGTGCTGGTGATGATGAGCCTGTTCATCGGCGAATTCGCGCAGACCGGGTGGCTCGCCTACCCGCCGCTGTCGGGCATCGCCTACAGCCCCAATGTCGGCGTCGACTACTACCTGTGGTCGCTGCAGATCGCGGGCGTCGGCACGACGCTGTCGGGCATCAACCTGATCGTCACCATCCTGAAGCTGCGCGCGCCGGGCATGGGCCTGATGAAGATGCCGATCTTCACCTGGACCAGCCTGTGCACCAACATCCTGATCGTCGCCTCCTTCCCGGTCCTGACCGCGGTGCTCGCTCTGCTGAGCCTGGACCGCTATGTCGGCACCAACTTCTTCACGAACGACTTCGGCGGCAGCGCCATGATGTACGTGAACCTGATCTGGATCTGGGGCCACCCGGAGGTCTACATCCTGATCCTGCCGCTGTTCGGCGTGTTCAGCGAGGTGACCAGCACGTTCAGCGGCAAGCGCCTGTTCGGCTATACCTCCATGGTCTACGCCACGATCGTCATCATGATCCTGAGCTACCTGGTGTGGCTGCACCACTTCTTCACCATGGGTAGCGGTGCGTCGGTGAACAGCTTCTTCGGCATCACCACCATGATCATCTCGATCCCGACGGGGGCGAAGCTCTTCAACTGGCTGTTCACCATGTATCGCGGCCGCATCCGGTACGAACTGCCGATGATGTGGACGGTCGCCTTCATGCTGACCTTCACGGTCGGCGGGATGACGGGCGTGCTGCTGGCGGTGCCGCCGGCGGACTTCGTGCTGCACAACTCGCTGTTCCTGATCGCGCACTTCCACAACGTGATCATCGGCGGCGTGCTGTTCGGCATCTTCGCCGCGATCAACTTCTGGTGGCCCAAGGCGTTCGGCTACAAGCTCAACACCTTCTGGGGCAAGGTCAGCTTCTGGTGCTGGGTCCCGGGCTTCTGGGTGGCGTTCACCCCGCTCTACATCATGGGCCTGATGGGCGTGACCCGCCGGATGCGCGTGTTCGACGATCCCGACCTGCAGATCTGGTTCGTGATCGCCGCCATCGGTGCGGCCATGATCGCGGCCGGCATCGGCGCCATGCTGGTGCAGTTCGCCGTCAGCATCTGGAAGCGAGAGGAGCTGCGTGACGAGAGTGGCGACCCGTGGAATGGCCGTACGCTGGAATGGGCGACCAGCTCGCCCCCGCCGGAGTACAACTTCGCCTTCACGCCGGTGATCCATGACCTGGACGCATGGTACGACATGAAGAACCGCCACGCCGATCGCCCGATCGAAGGGTTCCGCGACATCCACATGCCCAAGGGCACGGGTGCGGGCGTGATCCTGGCCGGTATCAGCCTGGTCGCAGGGTTTGCGCTGGTGTGGCACATCTGGTGGCTGGCCGCGCTCGGCCTGATCGGGTTGGTCGCCGCGGCGATCTACCACACCTTCAACTATGACCGCGACTTCCACATCCCCGCCGCGCATGTGGCCGAAGTGGAGGCGGCGCGGTCGCGGCAGCTGGACGGACTGCGCGCCCGCGAAGCGCAGCCGGCAGCAGGAGCATAA
- a CDS encoding ATP-binding protein has product MATATPSPGSEQGLRTLFGMLPTTPADAGRRNLLLLIQLRWFAVGGQLVTIEIVRSAMGIALPVGPLLGAVLLLVAINLASLPLLQRRRDVSNRELTLALLLDVGVLAWQLHFTGGIANPFAPLFLLQVVLGALLLSQQAAWGVAVVALGALLAQLLWTRPLNLPAPYAADPLQLYLQGSFVCFALIAVLLLVFVTRTTRNLNQRNAALAEVQQRAVEEDHIVRMGLLASGAAHELGTPLASLSVLIGDWRRLPQLARDRELQEDLADMDTAVQRCKAIVSSILLAAGEARGLAPERTSVRAFLHAIVAEWRSGATGRMPGEFAFTDHFGEPDVPIIADPALRQVIGNVIDNAVEASPDWVGLTALRLGDRLVLEVADRGPGFDPTMLQAFGRPYHSTKGRAGGGVGLFLLVNVLRQLGGTVAARNNPEGGATVRVEIPLNALTSASDA; this is encoded by the coding sequence ATGGCCACGGCCACGCCCTCCCCCGGTTCCGAGCAAGGCCTGCGCACCCTGTTCGGCATGCTGCCGACAACGCCCGCAGATGCCGGCCGGCGCAACCTGTTGCTGCTGATCCAGCTGCGCTGGTTCGCGGTCGGCGGCCAATTGGTGACGATAGAGATCGTCCGCTCCGCCATGGGCATCGCCCTGCCCGTCGGCCCGCTGCTGGGCGCGGTGCTGCTGCTGGTGGCGATCAACCTCGCCAGCCTGCCGCTGCTGCAACGCCGGCGGGATGTCAGCAACCGGGAGCTGACGCTGGCCCTGTTGCTAGATGTGGGGGTGCTCGCCTGGCAGCTCCATTTCACGGGCGGCATCGCCAATCCGTTCGCCCCGCTGTTCCTGCTGCAGGTGGTGCTGGGCGCGCTGCTCCTCTCGCAGCAGGCCGCGTGGGGCGTTGCGGTCGTCGCGCTTGGCGCGTTGCTGGCGCAGTTGTTGTGGACCCGCCCGCTCAATCTTCCGGCGCCCTACGCCGCCGACCCGCTGCAATTGTACCTGCAGGGCAGCTTCGTCTGCTTCGCGCTGATCGCGGTGCTGCTGCTGGTCTTCGTCACCCGTACCACTCGCAACCTCAATCAGCGCAATGCGGCACTGGCGGAGGTGCAGCAGCGCGCGGTGGAGGAGGACCACATCGTGCGCATGGGCCTGCTTGCCAGCGGCGCGGCGCACGAACTGGGCACCCCGCTTGCCAGCCTGTCCGTGCTGATCGGCGATTGGCGCCGCCTGCCGCAACTGGCACGCGACCGGGAATTGCAGGAGGATCTGGCCGACATGGACACCGCCGTGCAGCGGTGCAAGGCGATCGTCAGCTCCATCCTGCTCGCCGCCGGGGAGGCGCGGGGCCTTGCCCCGGAACGGACCAGCGTGCGCGCCTTCCTGCACGCCATTGTCGCCGAATGGCGCAGCGGGGCAACTGGCCGGATGCCGGGCGAGTTCGCCTTCACCGACCACTTCGGGGAGCCGGACGTGCCGATCATCGCCGATCCCGCGCTGCGCCAGGTGATCGGCAATGTGATCGACAATGCGGTGGAGGCATCGCCGGACTGGGTCGGCCTCACCGCCCTGCGGCTCGGCGACCGGCTGGTGCTGGAGGTGGCCGACCGCGGCCCCGGCTTCGACCCGACAATGCTGCAGGCCTTCGGCCGGCCATACCATTCCACGAAGGGGCGCGCCGGCGGCGGCGTCGGCCTGTTCCTGCTCGTCAATGTGCTGCGCCAGCTGGGCGGCACAGTGGCGGCGCGCAACAATCCCGAAGGCGGCGCGACGGTGCGGGTCGAAATTCCCCTGAACGCGCTTACCTCGGCCAGCGATGCCTGA
- a CDS encoding SURF1 family protein, producing the protein MTDRPATTTARGRGAGRWVIAAIALLLAALCVSLAVWQVQRRTWKHQLIEAVETRATAIPVIAPGPDRWPAITENDDVYRRLTATGTFRHDREVLVQAVTDLGGGFWVMTPLTTDSGFTVLVNRGFVPRDRTDPANRAAGNPAGPVTVTGLLRITEPGGGFLRSNDPAAGRWFSRDVAAIARAQALGPVAPYFIDADGTGNAGGYPVGGLTVLNFPDNHLPYALTWAALAGLCLFAAWRVLRLPR; encoded by the coding sequence ATGACCGATCGCCCCGCCACGACCACAGCGCGCGGCCGCGGCGCCGGGCGCTGGGTCATCGCTGCGATTGCGTTGCTGCTGGCGGCTTTGTGTGTCTCGCTGGCCGTGTGGCAGGTGCAGCGCCGCACCTGGAAGCACCAGTTGATCGAGGCGGTGGAGACCCGCGCGACCGCCATCCCCGTCATTGCGCCGGGTCCCGACCGCTGGCCCGCCATTACCGAGAATGACGACGTGTACCGGCGGCTCACCGCCACGGGTACGTTCCGCCATGACCGGGAGGTGCTGGTGCAGGCGGTGACCGATCTTGGCGGCGGGTTCTGGGTGATGACGCCGCTCACGACGGATAGTGGCTTCACCGTCCTGGTCAATCGCGGCTTCGTCCCCCGTGACCGGACAGATCCGGCCAACCGCGCCGCCGGCAATCCGGCCGGCCCGGTCACGGTCACGGGCCTCCTCAGGATCACGGAGCCGGGCGGCGGCTTCCTGCGCAGCAACGATCCCGCCGCCGGCCGCTGGTTCAGCCGGGACGTGGCCGCGATCGCGCGGGCTCAGGCGTTGGGCCCTGTCGCCCCCTATTTCATCGATGCGGACGGCACCGGCAATGCCGGCGGCTATCCGGTGGGCGGCCTCACTGTCCTGAACTTCCCGGACAACCATCTGCCTTATGCCCTGACCTGGGCGGCGCTGGCCGGCCTGTGCCTGTTCGCGGCCTGGCGGGTCTTGCGCCTGCCCCGCTGA
- a CDS encoding MFS transporter produces the protein MRRPPIVLAMLLLVYICNFVDRQILAILAAPIQRELALSDGEMGLLGGVAFALLYATCGVPLSALADRTGRARVIGWALVVWSGCTALCALAQGFWHIFLARLGVGIGEAGGVAPSYALIGEYFPSHRRARALAIYSLGIPIGSAAGVLAGGAIAAAVDWRWAFVVVGGAGLLLAPVFALLVRDPPRRERRPAAPWRRTAGLLVRSRSFWLLSLGQALASMAGYGIVFWLPSVLQRSFGLTLLQSAQFFGALLLVGGIAGVLGGGWLGDRLGRGDRAWHAWLPGGAFVIAAPLFAAGIVSGDWRVAFALFLLPQALSYFWMGPVLSAVQHLVGAAERASASALFLLVNNLLGLAGGTWALGLLADALRGRHGEGALAQAMLWSLLLYVAAGLLLLAGGRWLRRDWVPEPAISPTA, from the coding sequence ATGCGACGTCCACCGATCGTGCTGGCCATGCTGCTGCTGGTCTATATCTGCAACTTCGTCGACCGGCAGATCCTGGCCATTCTGGCGGCGCCGATCCAGCGGGAACTGGCGCTGTCCGATGGCGAGATGGGCCTGCTGGGCGGGGTCGCCTTCGCCCTGCTCTACGCCACTTGCGGGGTGCCGCTGTCGGCACTGGCGGACCGGACGGGCCGCGCGCGGGTGATCGGCTGGGCGCTGGTCGTATGGAGCGGGTGTACCGCTTTGTGCGCGCTGGCGCAGGGCTTCTGGCACATCTTCCTGGCCCGCCTTGGCGTCGGGATCGGGGAGGCGGGCGGCGTGGCCCCGTCCTACGCGCTGATCGGCGAGTACTTCCCCTCCCATCGGCGGGCGCGGGCGCTGGCGATCTATTCGCTGGGCATCCCGATCGGCTCGGCCGCGGGCGTGCTGGCGGGCGGAGCGATCGCGGCGGCGGTGGACTGGCGCTGGGCCTTCGTGGTCGTGGGTGGGGCCGGGCTGCTGCTGGCGCCCGTCTTCGCGCTGCTGGTCCGCGACCCGCCCCGGCGGGAGCGGCGGCCGGCGGCGCCGTGGCGGCGGACGGCGGGGTTGCTGGTACGGAGCCGGTCGTTCTGGCTGCTGTCGTTGGGACAGGCGCTGGCGAGCATGGCGGGGTATGGCATCGTCTTCTGGCTGCCGAGCGTGCTGCAACGGTCGTTCGGGCTGACCCTGCTGCAATCGGCGCAGTTCTTCGGCGCCCTGCTGCTGGTGGGGGGGATCGCGGGAGTGCTGGGCGGCGGGTGGCTGGGCGACCGGCTGGGCCGGGGCGACCGGGCGTGGCATGCCTGGTTGCCGGGAGGGGCCTTCGTGATCGCCGCGCCGCTGTTCGCGGCGGGGATCGTGTCGGGCGACTGGCGGGTCGCCTTTGCCCTGTTCCTGCTGCCGCAGGCGCTGAGCTACTTCTGGATGGGGCCGGTCCTGTCGGCGGTGCAGCACCTGGTGGGCGCGGCGGAGCGGGCGAGCGCGAGTGCGCTGTTCCTGCTGGTCAACAATCTGTTGGGTCTGGCCGGGGGGACCTGGGCGCTGGGCCTGCTGGCCGATGCCCTGCGCGGCCGCCATGGCGAGGGGGCGCTGGCGCAGGCGATGCTGTGGTCGCTGCTGCTGTATGTCGCCGCGGGCCTGCTGCTGCTGGCAGGCGGGCGCTGGCTCCGGCGCGATTGGGTGCCGGAGCCAGCAATCAGTCCGACCGCTTAG
- a CDS encoding response regulator transcription factor, which yields MPEPALPPLLLIVEDDAAFARTLRRSFERRGYHVVATDSHAGMVDLLASHRPDYAVIDLKLGGASGLACVQTLHARLPDARIVVLTGFASIATAVEAIKLGASHYLAKPANTDDIERAFGLADGNPDAPVDGRQSSIKTLEWEHIHQTLVEVDFNISEAARRLGMHRRTLARKLEKRPVR from the coding sequence ATGCCTGAGCCCGCCCTGCCGCCGCTGCTGCTGATCGTGGAGGACGACGCCGCCTTCGCTCGGACCTTGCGCCGATCGTTCGAACGGCGCGGCTATCACGTGGTCGCCACCGACAGCCATGCCGGGATGGTGGATCTGCTCGCCAGTCACCGCCCCGATTATGCCGTCATCGACCTGAAGCTTGGCGGCGCGTCGGGCCTTGCCTGCGTGCAGACGCTGCATGCCCGGCTGCCGGACGCCAGGATCGTGGTGCTGACGGGCTTCGCCAGCATAGCCACGGCGGTGGAGGCGATTAAGCTGGGCGCTTCGCATTACCTGGCGAAGCCTGCCAACACCGACGACATCGAACGCGCCTTCGGCCTGGCGGACGGCAATCCCGATGCGCCGGTAGACGGCCGGCAATCCAGCATCAAGACGCTGGAATGGGAGCATATCCACCAGACGCTGGTAGAGGTGGACTTCAACATCAGCGAGGCCGCGCGGCGGCTTGGCATGCATCGTCGCACGCTGGCCCGCAAGCTGGAGAAGCGGCCGGTGCGGTAG